A region from the Thermanaeromonas toyohensis ToBE genome encodes:
- a CDS encoding ATP-binding protein produces MERYVYPFTAIVGQDLMKKALLLNAINPKLSGVLIRGEKGTAKSTAVRALAQLLPEIEVVADCPFSCDPEDPTAMCEGCRQRLDNGEKLPRLRRKMRVVDLPVSATEDRVVGTLDVEHAIKRGEKRFEPGILALANRGILYVDEVNLLDDHLVDVLLDAAAMGVNIVEREGVSFIHPAQFILIGTMNPEEGELRPQLLDRFGLCVNITGVTDPALRVEIVKRRAAFEDDPAGFLLAWEEEQRKLQEKIVQARLLLPQVYIPEEMLLLIARTAIEMGVDGHRADLVMMKAAKTHAALEGRTQVTEEDIRETAELALIHRMRRQPFQDLRLDYEKLAGILGSR; encoded by the coding sequence ATGGAGAGATACGTTTATCCCTTTACTGCCATAGTGGGGCAAGATTTAATGAAAAAGGCCCTGCTTTTAAATGCTATTAATCCCAAGCTTTCTGGGGTGCTTATCCGGGGGGAGAAGGGTACTGCCAAATCTACGGCGGTCAGGGCCTTAGCCCAGCTCCTACCTGAAATAGAGGTGGTGGCTGATTGTCCCTTCAGTTGTGATCCCGAGGACCCCACTGCCATGTGCGAGGGCTGCCGACAGCGTCTAGATAATGGGGAGAAGCTTCCCCGTTTAAGAAGAAAGATGCGGGTGGTGGATTTGCCAGTTTCCGCTACTGAGGACCGGGTAGTGGGAACTCTGGACGTGGAGCACGCTATAAAAAGGGGTGAAAAGCGTTTTGAACCAGGGATTTTAGCTTTGGCTAACCGGGGTATCCTTTACGTAGACGAAGTTAACCTTCTGGACGATCACCTGGTAGACGTTTTGCTGGATGCGGCGGCCATGGGAGTTAACATTGTCGAGCGCGAAGGGGTATCCTTCATTCATCCGGCCCAGTTTATTTTAATCGGTACTATGAACCCGGAAGAAGGGGAACTTAGGCCACAGCTCCTGGACCGCTTTGGCTTATGTGTAAACATTACAGGGGTTACAGATCCGGCTTTAAGGGTAGAAATTGTAAAGCGCCGGGCGGCCTTTGAAGATGACCCGGCTGGTTTCCTTTTAGCTTGGGAAGAGGAGCAGCGGAAATTACAAGAAAAGATTGTGCAAGCCCGCCTGCTTTTACCCCAAGTCTATATTCCTGAGGAAATGCTTCTTTTAATAGCCCGGACAGCTATTGAGATGGGAGTAGATGGGCATCGGGCGGACCTCGTTATGATGAAGGCGGCTAAGACCCATGCTGCCCTAGAGGGGCGTACACAAGTGACTGAAGAGGACATCCGGGAAACTGCCGAACTGGCCCTGATCCACCGCATGCGGCGCCAGCCTTTCCAGGACTTAAGGTTAGATTATGAGAAGCTAGCGGGGATTTTAGGGAGTAGATAG
- a CDS encoding adenosylcobinamide amidohydrolase, translating into MLPYKIEKDTLIVHFPGPRRVVSTARFNGGYREDLKAIFNHHIPADRHDPSTLPGGSLQGYFDYLVDTLGLSREHTAGLFTAAHMENAAVKTISFRELEVSAIVTAGVDVNGGRAGDPARYYEIDGQWIFTPGTINIILLIEGNLPPPTLVRTLITATEAKAAALQELMAPSRYSRGIATGSGTDQIIAVANPQSPYMFSDAGKHSKLGELIGVAVKEAVKEALEKETGLNPERQCSFLVRLERYGWRAEDFWRQAVREGFNLNRDQYLKCLVQIEKDPALVALAAGLIHLCDEYEWGLLPAETVLEAGYKFIQGYLGGPGDLLLSREKDPVTCLGKWFISLVNKVIGDG; encoded by the coding sequence ATGCTCCCGTATAAGATTGAGAAGGACACCCTTATTGTCCATTTCCCTGGCCCCCGCCGGGTAGTAAGCACAGCGAGATTTAACGGTGGATACCGTGAGGATTTAAAAGCTATATTCAACCATCACATTCCCGCAGATAGACATGATCCTTCCACCTTACCAGGGGGGAGCCTCCAGGGCTATTTTGATTATCTGGTAGATACATTAGGGCTTTCCCGGGAACATACAGCGGGGTTGTTTACAGCAGCTCATATGGAAAATGCTGCTGTCAAAACTATAAGCTTTCGAGAGTTAGAAGTTAGCGCCATAGTTACTGCCGGGGTAGATGTGAACGGAGGCCGGGCTGGAGATCCAGCGCGGTATTATGAAATCGATGGCCAGTGGATTTTTACCCCCGGGACCATTAACATCATTCTACTTATCGAAGGAAACCTTCCTCCCCCTACCCTGGTACGTACGCTAATTACAGCTACGGAAGCCAAGGCTGCCGCCCTTCAGGAGCTTATGGCCCCCAGCCGTTATTCCCGGGGCATTGCTACCGGATCAGGGACTGATCAAATAATTGCGGTAGCTAATCCTCAATCCCCTTATATGTTTTCTGATGCTGGTAAGCATTCCAAATTGGGAGAACTGATAGGTGTAGCGGTAAAGGAGGCCGTCAAGGAAGCGCTGGAGAAGGAAACTGGGCTAAATCCAGAGCGCCAGTGCAGCTTCTTGGTAAGACTTGAGCGGTATGGGTGGCGAGCGGAAGATTTCTGGCGCCAGGCTGTCCGGGAAGGGTTTAATCTTAACCGGGACCAGTACCTAAAATGTTTGGTTCAGATAGAAAAAGATCCGGCCTTGGTAGCTTTGGCGGCAGGCTTAATTCATTTGTGTGACGAATACGAATGGGGGCTTTTACCGGCTGAAACTGTGCTGGAGGCAGGCTATAAGTTTATCCAGGGCTACCTGGGAGGACCAGGAGACCTTCTCCTTTCTAGAGAAAAGGATCCGGTAACTTGTTTAGGAAAGTGGTTTATAAGCTTGGTGAATAAAGTAATAGGCGATGGATAG
- a CDS encoding putative cobaltochelatase, whose amino-acid sequence MPAYRRYVYPFTALIGQDKMKLALILNVINPRIGGVLVRGEKGTGKSTAVRALANLLPEIEVVAGCPCNCDPRDTCRLCPFCQERRAAGETLASITRPVPVVDLPVSATEDRVVGSLDMEYALRQGRRRFEPGILAQANRGFLYVDEVNLLDDHLVDILLDVAASGVNVVEREGIAFVHPARFVLVGTMNPEEGELRPQFLDRFGLCVPVEGITDLKDRVAILQRREAFDNDPLGFLASFAEQEQEMRERIKKACALLPQVTLPPPVLALIAELVEEAKAAGQRAEITMAEAARALAAWEGRGVVEAKDVERVADLVLYHRRRKIMPPQEREELQNPSPPSTDDGGEPKENETGPSSSQENSSWEVSSTKRTEESLTTEETQEEGKIEKLPSPGRETVFSMGEPFPVKRIEYQRDRKLRRGSGRRSRTRTPTKLGRYVRATLWRGGQDLAFDATLRAAAPYQNVRPRNGLALAIESSDLREKVRERRIGNFLLFVVDASGSMGAEQRMVAAKGAILSLLIDAYQKRDRVGMVAFKGEKAEVLLPPTNSVELAEKRLAELPTGGRTPLAAGLWKAYEVLRAHLLKDPYLAPMMIIVSDGRANVSLTGGKPWEDVQRVAGVIREERRIKTLVIDVEKEGYLSFGLARKLAEGLEAQYYKIEDLKADILVKAIRSFKGSS is encoded by the coding sequence ATGCCGGCCTACCGACGTTATGTTTATCCCTTTACTGCCCTTATAGGCCAGGACAAGATGAAGTTAGCCCTTATCCTTAATGTTATCAACCCCCGGATAGGCGGGGTACTAGTGCGGGGTGAAAAAGGGACGGGCAAGTCCACGGCGGTGAGGGCCTTAGCTAATCTCTTGCCGGAAATTGAGGTGGTGGCCGGGTGCCCCTGCAACTGTGATCCCCGGGATACCTGCAGACTTTGCCCCTTTTGCCAGGAACGCCGGGCAGCAGGGGAGACTTTGGCCTCTATTACCCGCCCGGTTCCCGTAGTGGATCTTCCCGTTTCAGCCACCGAGGACCGGGTGGTAGGCTCCCTTGACATGGAATATGCCCTCCGCCAGGGCCGGCGACGCTTTGAACCGGGGATTTTAGCCCAGGCTAACCGGGGTTTCCTTTATGTAGATGAAGTTAACCTCCTGGATGATCATCTGGTAGACATATTGCTCGATGTAGCTGCTTCAGGGGTCAATGTGGTAGAGCGTGAGGGTATAGCCTTTGTCCACCCTGCTCGGTTTGTCTTGGTAGGCACCATGAACCCTGAGGAAGGGGAACTACGGCCCCAATTTTTGGATCGCTTCGGCCTCTGTGTACCGGTGGAGGGAATAACTGACCTTAAGGATAGAGTGGCCATCCTCCAAAGAAGGGAAGCCTTTGATAACGATCCCTTAGGTTTTCTAGCTTCTTTCGCCGAGCAAGAACAAGAGATGCGGGAAAGAATCAAAAAAGCTTGTGCCCTCTTACCGCAGGTTACCTTGCCCCCACCGGTACTAGCCCTTATTGCGGAACTTGTGGAAGAAGCTAAAGCGGCCGGGCAGCGGGCGGAGATCACTATGGCGGAAGCTGCCCGGGCTCTAGCCGCCTGGGAGGGGCGCGGGGTAGTAGAAGCTAAAGATGTAGAAAGGGTGGCTGATCTCGTTTTATACCACCGGCGGCGTAAAATAATGCCACCGCAGGAAAGGGAAGAACTCCAGAACCCCTCGCCTCCCTCTACAGATGATGGGGGAGAGCCCAAGGAAAATGAAACGGGGCCATCCTCAAGCCAGGAGAACTCTAGCTGGGAGGTCTCAAGCACTAAAAGGACGGAAGAATCTTTAACTACAGAAGAAACTCAGGAGGAAGGAAAGATAGAGAAGCTTCCTTCACCCGGCCGGGAAACAGTTTTTAGCATGGGTGAACCCTTCCCGGTAAAGCGGATCGAATACCAGCGGGACCGCAAATTACGCCGAGGCTCTGGTCGGCGCTCGCGGACCAGGACTCCCACCAAGCTTGGCCGTTATGTTCGGGCTACCCTATGGCGCGGTGGACAGGATCTAGCCTTTGATGCCACCTTACGGGCTGCTGCACCTTACCAAAACGTAAGGCCAAGGAATGGGCTAGCTCTGGCGATTGAAAGTTCTGACCTACGGGAAAAAGTGCGGGAGAGGCGCATCGGGAATTTCCTGTTGTTTGTAGTGGATGCTTCGGGATCTATGGGTGCTGAGCAGCGCATGGTGGCAGCCAAGGGGGCTATACTTTCTCTACTTATAGATGCCTACCAGAAGCGGGACCGGGTAGGCATGGTAGCCTTTAAGGGGGAAAAGGCTGAAGTTTTATTGCCTCCCACCAACAGCGTAGAGCTGGCCGAAAAGCGCCTGGCCGAGCTTCCTACCGGGGGACGTACTCCCCTGGCTGCTGGGTTATGGAAAGCCTATGAAGTATTACGCGCTCACTTGCTTAAAGATCCTTACCTGGCACCCATGATGATAATTGTCTCTGACGGCAGGGCTAATGTGAGCCTGACAGGAGGCAAGCCCTGGGAAGATGTCCAGCGGGTAGCCGGGGTTATCCGGGAGGAAAGAAGGATAAAAACCTTGGTAATAGATGTAGAAAAAGAGGGATACCTTTCCTTTGGCCTAGCCCGAAAGTTAGCGGAAGGGCTTGAAGCGCAGTATTACAAAATCGAAGATTTGAAGGCTGATATCCTAGTTAAAGCCATCCGGTCCTTTAAAGGTAGTTCATAA
- a CDS encoding ABC transporter substrate-binding protein, whose amino-acid sequence MQLKKSAFASFIIVAIMLVVWLTGCGQQKEKPETAGIVITDAAGKTISLSRPLQRVVILTPSIAEAMRLLKVPDEAIVGVSDNVQNMPFLGLKNKPLVGKWTQPNVEKIAELKPEAVLTYGKYPSKEVRDKIEALGIKVIGVDFYYLDKYDEDFLRVAKVFGKEARAQQFLQWKNQHLATIEKRLAGSKNKPGILCLWTTYFTKGTWKTFAPGSSYDQAINLAGGINLASELPASPETPEVSGEWVLSKNPEALVMVYTSDGLGYNIQDLNKVKELEKEVKKNPVLSKTKAVENKKVYFLNISGLGRFVEVIYLAKWLHPEHFQDVNPEQILKEYFEKWLEVPFKGKWAYPEP is encoded by the coding sequence ATGCAGTTAAAAAAGAGTGCTTTTGCAAGTTTTATCATTGTTGCTATTATGCTTGTTGTTTGGCTGACTGGATGCGGACAGCAAAAAGAAAAACCAGAAACCGCTGGGATTGTGATTACCGACGCTGCAGGGAAAACTATTAGCCTATCCCGACCGTTGCAGCGGGTAGTGATATTGACCCCTTCCATTGCTGAAGCCATGCGCCTTTTAAAAGTGCCGGATGAAGCAATAGTGGGCGTAAGCGATAACGTGCAGAATATGCCATTCTTGGGCCTAAAGAACAAGCCCCTGGTAGGTAAATGGACTCAGCCAAATGTGGAAAAAATAGCGGAGCTTAAGCCAGAGGCGGTGCTTACCTATGGCAAATATCCGTCTAAAGAAGTAAGGGATAAGATTGAGGCCCTAGGGATTAAGGTAATTGGCGTAGATTTCTACTATCTGGATAAATACGATGAGGATTTTCTCCGGGTGGCCAAAGTCTTTGGTAAAGAAGCAAGAGCACAGCAGTTTCTACAGTGGAAAAACCAACATCTAGCAACTATTGAGAAGCGTCTGGCCGGGAGCAAAAATAAACCGGGGATACTATGCCTTTGGACAACTTACTTTACTAAAGGAACTTGGAAAACTTTTGCCCCGGGTTCTTCCTACGACCAAGCAATAAATTTAGCCGGAGGGATCAACCTGGCCAGCGAACTCCCTGCTTCGCCGGAAACACCGGAAGTAAGTGGGGAGTGGGTACTCAGTAAAAATCCTGAAGCTCTGGTGATGGTTTATACTAGCGATGGTCTGGGCTACAACATACAAGATCTAAATAAGGTTAAAGAGCTGGAGAAAGAGGTAAAGAAGAATCCCGTGCTAAGCAAAACCAAAGCGGTAGAAAATAAAAAAGTTTACTTTTTAAATATCTCAGGTCTGGGTAGGTTTGTGGAGGTTATTTACCTGGCCAAGTGGCTTCATCCTGAACATTTCCAGGATGTTAATCCCGAACAAATTTTAAAGGAATACTTCGAGAAGTGGCTTGAGGTGCCTTTTAAAGGCAAATGGGCTTATCCCGAGCCCTAA
- the cobN gene encoding cobaltochelatase subunit CobN translates to MRKITAIVWHSYATTMRRAAAKVQDRLKVKVYSARNLQEGKEDLKMAQADLAASDLVFLYRSTGETIWEELEGFLRELNRPVVSLAHDPSLWSLSTVPAETVAKGYEYIVQNGEENFARLFIYLAATVLGAPFKVEEPLIYPWDGIYHPEAPFYFSSIEDYLAWYKRESPLVGILFARNHWVNRNLEVEDALIRALEARGLGVVPVFCYPLKDESLGTKGAGEIVREFFLESPGRSRIRALLKLISFFLTARARTDEVIKEGVAASGVNILKELGVPVFQPVISFYKTIEEWLADPQGLNQDISWSIALPEFEGVIEPIFLGGAQREGELEVRQPVLERVERLADRVAKWINLQEKPVEKRRVAFILHNNPCASVEATVGGGANLDTLESVARILKRMQEEGYRVEAPASGKELIDTIMERKAISEFRWTTVEEIVSKGGALKLMTVEEYREWFDKLSPRVKERVIQAWGTPPGEPKNGVPAAMVYQGKIVITGVRYGNAVVCVQPKRGCAGARCDGQVCKILHDPDLPPPHQYLATYRFLERDFGADVIVHVGTHGNLEFLPGKGVGLSRECYPDLAIGTLPHLYIYNADNPPEGTIAKRRSYATLVDHMQTVMTGGGLYDELAELERYLEEYEKAKVADPARAHTLEHLIIKEIQKTNLDKQIPVEDGHGNFAAIAEKAHAVLSVVRNTQIQDGQHIFGELPQGERRIEFINSILRFDVGEKVSLRRAVAKLMDLDLAELLADQGRFSLRFGKSYGALLEEVETAAKAFIGRFLKGQEVDPAFAQEVLGDKFLCPEALAEVNALLPRVLDLNQRIEASEEIESLLAGFDGKYIPAGPSGLITRGRDDVLPTGRNFYSLDPYRVPTRAAWEVGKRLAEKILEKHLAEEGRYPENIALYWMANDIMWADGEGLGQMFYLLGVRPKWLPNGRVAGIEVIPLEELGRPRIDLTVRVSGITRDNFPNCIELLDEAIQLVAALEEPLEQNYVRKHTLEQLNGQKDPQAFREATFRIFASKPGTYQAGVNLAVYASAWKDEKDLADIFLYWNGYAYGKGVFGKEAFRQLKASLKTVDITYNKVVTDEYDLFGCCCYFGTHGGMTAAARVASGKEVKTYYGDTREPEHVEVRTLAEEIRRVVRTKLLNPKWIEGQKRHGYKGAGDISKRIGRVFGWEATTQEVDDWIFDDITRTFVLNEENRRFFEEHNPWALEEIARRLLEAHQRGLWNADPEVLEGLKEYYLEIEGWLEEKMGEVKGDFQGGAIDILTAEEVADWGAKMREIKEKLGR, encoded by the coding sequence ATGCGGAAAATCACCGCCATTGTATGGCACAGTTACGCTACCACCATGCGCAGGGCAGCGGCCAAGGTACAGGATCGCCTTAAAGTAAAGGTATATTCTGCCCGCAACTTGCAAGAAGGAAAAGAAGATCTAAAGATGGCCCAGGCGGACTTGGCCGCTTCTGATCTCGTCTTCCTTTACCGTTCTACAGGGGAAACCATTTGGGAAGAACTGGAGGGTTTCCTCCGGGAGCTCAACCGGCCGGTGGTCTCTTTAGCCCATGACCCCTCCTTATGGTCCCTTTCTACAGTGCCTGCAGAAACTGTAGCCAAGGGGTATGAGTACATTGTACAAAATGGGGAAGAAAATTTCGCTCGCCTCTTTATTTACCTCGCCGCCACGGTTCTAGGTGCCCCCTTTAAGGTGGAGGAACCGTTGATTTACCCCTGGGACGGAATTTATCACCCTGAGGCCCCTTTCTATTTTTCTTCCATAGAAGATTATCTGGCCTGGTATAAGCGCGAATCTCCCTTAGTGGGCATTCTCTTCGCCCGCAACCACTGGGTGAATAGAAACCTAGAGGTAGAGGATGCCCTTATTCGAGCGTTAGAGGCCCGGGGCTTAGGCGTTGTTCCAGTTTTCTGTTACCCCCTCAAAGATGAAAGCCTGGGCACCAAGGGTGCGGGGGAGATAGTTAGGGAGTTTTTCTTAGAATCTCCCGGCCGGAGCCGTATAAGGGCTCTCCTTAAGCTTATTTCCTTTTTCTTAACAGCCCGGGCCCGCACAGATGAGGTAATTAAGGAAGGGGTCGCGGCCTCTGGTGTTAATATCCTAAAGGAACTAGGGGTTCCCGTTTTCCAGCCTGTTATTTCCTTTTATAAGACCATTGAGGAATGGTTGGCCGATCCCCAGGGATTAAACCAGGACATCTCCTGGAGCATAGCTTTACCTGAATTTGAAGGGGTTATCGAGCCTATATTTTTGGGTGGGGCCCAGAGGGAAGGAGAGCTGGAAGTAAGACAGCCGGTGCTGGAACGGGTGGAGCGCCTAGCTGATCGTGTGGCCAAATGGATAAATTTACAAGAGAAACCAGTGGAGAAAAGGCGTGTGGCTTTTATCCTACATAACAACCCTTGCGCTTCTGTAGAGGCCACGGTAGGCGGGGGTGCTAATCTGGATACTTTAGAGAGCGTGGCCAGGATTTTAAAGCGGATGCAAGAAGAGGGTTACCGGGTGGAAGCACCAGCGAGCGGCAAGGAATTAATCGATACCATAATGGAACGTAAAGCTATTTCTGAGTTCCGCTGGACTACTGTGGAAGAGATCGTTTCTAAAGGCGGAGCATTAAAGCTTATGACTGTGGAAGAGTACCGAGAGTGGTTCGATAAGCTCTCCCCCCGGGTGAAGGAACGGGTTATCCAGGCCTGGGGTACCCCGCCGGGAGAACCTAAGAATGGTGTACCTGCGGCCATGGTCTACCAGGGTAAGATTGTTATAACTGGAGTTAGGTATGGCAACGCCGTGGTGTGTGTACAGCCCAAGCGGGGATGCGCCGGTGCCCGCTGTGATGGACAGGTCTGCAAGATTCTCCATGACCCAGACCTCCCGCCTCCCCATCAATACTTGGCTACTTACCGTTTTCTAGAGCGGGACTTTGGGGCGGATGTAATTGTACATGTAGGTACCCACGGTAACCTAGAGTTTTTACCCGGCAAGGGAGTGGGCCTTTCCAGGGAATGTTATCCTGATCTGGCCATCGGCACTCTCCCCCACCTTTACATTTATAATGCGGATAACCCGCCGGAGGGAACCATCGCCAAAAGGAGAAGCTACGCCACCCTAGTAGACCACATGCAGACGGTGATGACTGGGGGCGGACTTTACGACGAGTTGGCCGAGCTGGAGCGGTATCTGGAGGAGTACGAAAAGGCCAAGGTAGCCGATCCGGCCCGGGCCCATACCCTAGAACATTTAATTATTAAAGAGATCCAAAAGACCAACCTGGATAAACAAATCCCTGTGGAAGACGGCCATGGGAACTTCGCCGCCATAGCTGAAAAGGCCCATGCTGTGCTCTCAGTTGTCCGCAACACGCAAATCCAGGACGGCCAGCACATCTTTGGTGAGCTACCGCAAGGAGAGCGGCGCATAGAGTTCATTAACTCTATCTTGCGCTTTGACGTGGGGGAAAAGGTTTCTTTGCGCCGGGCCGTGGCCAAGCTTATGGATCTGGATCTGGCCGAGCTTTTGGCTGACCAGGGGAGGTTTTCCTTACGCTTTGGCAAATCCTACGGCGCTCTTCTGGAAGAAGTTGAGACGGCGGCTAAGGCCTTTATTGGCCGTTTCCTAAAAGGCCAGGAAGTGGACCCCGCCTTTGCCCAGGAGGTCTTAGGGGATAAGTTCCTCTGCCCTGAGGCTTTGGCGGAAGTAAACGCCCTTTTGCCTCGGGTGTTGGATTTGAACCAGCGCATTGAAGCCTCCGAGGAGATAGAATCCCTTTTGGCCGGCTTTGATGGCAAGTATATTCCTGCTGGCCCCTCGGGGCTTATCACCAGGGGGCGGGATGATGTTCTACCCACGGGAAGGAATTTTTATTCCCTCGACCCCTACCGGGTGCCTACCCGCGCGGCCTGGGAAGTAGGCAAGCGCCTAGCGGAGAAGATCCTGGAAAAACACCTGGCCGAAGAGGGCCGTTACCCAGAGAACATTGCCCTTTACTGGATGGCTAACGACATTATGTGGGCAGATGGTGAAGGCTTAGGGCAAATGTTCTACCTTTTGGGTGTGCGGCCCAAGTGGCTGCCCAACGGCCGGGTGGCGGGTATCGAGGTTATTCCGCTAGAAGAGCTGGGGCGTCCGCGCATTGACCTGACCGTACGGGTTTCTGGTATCACCCGGGATAACTTCCCCAATTGTATAGAGCTTTTGGATGAGGCTATCCAGCTTGTGGCAGCTCTAGAGGAGCCCCTAGAACAGAATTACGTGCGCAAGCACACGTTAGAGCAACTGAACGGCCAGAAGGACCCGCAGGCCTTTAGAGAGGCCACCTTCCGCATCTTTGCTTCCAAGCCAGGTACTTACCAGGCGGGGGTAAACCTGGCCGTTTACGCTTCGGCCTGGAAGGATGAAAAAGACCTGGCGGACATCTTCCTTTACTGGAACGGCTATGCTTACGGCAAGGGCGTCTTTGGGAAAGAGGCCTTCCGCCAGCTTAAGGCTAGCCTTAAGACTGTAGACATTACCTACAATAAGGTGGTCACCGACGAATACGACCTGTTTGGCTGCTGTTGCTATTTCGGTACCCACGGCGGTATGACTGCTGCTGCCCGGGTGGCTTCTGGTAAAGAGGTGAAGACCTACTACGGCGACACTAGGGAGCCCGAGCACGTGGAAGTGCGGACCTTGGCAGAGGAAATTCGGCGGGTGGTACGTACCAAATTACTCAATCCTAAGTGGATCGAAGGCCAGAAGAGGCACGGCTACAAGGGCGCCGGAGACATTTCCAAGAGAATCGGACGGGTCTTCGGTTGGGAAGCTACTACCCAGGAAGTGGATGACTGGATCTTTGATGATATTACCCGGACCTTTGTGTTAAATGAGGAAAACCGTCGCTTCTTTGAAGAGCACAATCCTTGGGCTTTGGAGGAAATCGCTCGCAGGCTATTGGAGGCCCACCAGCGGGGCCTGTGGAACGCCGACCCCGAGGTGCTGGAGGGCTTAAAAGAATATTACCTGGAGATTGAAGGATGGCTAGAGGAGAAGATGGGCGAAGTTAAAGGCGACTTCCAGGGAGGCGCTATTGACATCCTCACCGCTGAAGAGGTAGCCGATTGGGGAGCTAAAATGCGGGAGATTAAAGAAAAATTAGGGAGGTAG
- a CDS encoding ABC transporter substrate-binding protein — protein sequence MKTRRILGLAIGLVLILSTLTGCVQKQTAQPAKGKITITDSLGRQVEVPCPPQRIVSVNSDVSEVICALGAQDKIVGVADTADFPPLIKDKAKVGQAFTPSVEKILELKPDIVFGYGKFLKSELAQKIEAAGIPLVYLDCYKVKTMAQDIKTLGQILGREKEAAEYVALFENSLKQVTERVKDLKPEEKVPVYLEGYTDYSANGPGSGGAEMLELVGGKNIAAHESVPYPTVSPEWVVSKNPQVIIKAASSRVKHGYGAPEEGMKKMREQIISRPGWQQIRAVKEGRVYVISSEIYTGPRASVGIAYFAKWLYPKLFADLDPEAIHKEFLSRFHGLELKGTWVYPQAR from the coding sequence GTGAAAACCCGGAGGATTTTAGGATTAGCAATTGGTTTAGTGCTTATTTTATCGACCTTAACAGGTTGCGTTCAAAAACAGACGGCACAGCCAGCCAAGGGAAAAATTACCATCACCGACTCTTTAGGCCGGCAGGTAGAAGTTCCCTGCCCACCCCAGCGCATAGTCTCCGTCAACAGCGATGTCTCGGAGGTGATCTGTGCCCTGGGAGCTCAAGATAAAATTGTAGGGGTAGCTGATACTGCTGACTTCCCACCACTTATTAAAGACAAGGCCAAAGTGGGACAGGCTTTTACCCCTAGCGTGGAAAAGATTTTAGAACTTAAGCCGGATATTGTTTTTGGCTACGGAAAGTTCCTCAAATCCGAATTGGCTCAAAAGATCGAGGCTGCCGGCATACCTTTAGTTTACCTGGACTGTTACAAAGTAAAAACCATGGCTCAGGACATAAAAACCCTGGGCCAGATCCTGGGTAGGGAAAAAGAAGCCGCGGAATATGTAGCCCTGTTTGAAAACTCCTTAAAGCAGGTTACGGAACGTGTAAAAGACCTTAAGCCCGAGGAGAAGGTACCTGTTTACCTGGAGGGCTATACTGATTATAGTGCCAACGGACCCGGTTCCGGCGGGGCGGAGATGCTGGAATTGGTTGGTGGGAAAAATATTGCAGCGCATGAGTCTGTCCCTTACCCTACGGTTAGCCCGGAGTGGGTAGTGAGCAAAAACCCGCAGGTTATTATTAAAGCTGCTAGCAGCCGTGTTAAACATGGCTATGGGGCTCCTGAGGAAGGGATGAAGAAAATGCGGGAGCAGATTATTTCCCGTCCCGGCTGGCAGCAGATCCGGGCCGTAAAAGAGGGCCGGGTTTACGTCATCTCTAGTGAAATTTACACTGGCCCACGAGCGTCGGTGGGTATAGCTTACTTTGCCAAGTGGCTTTATCCAAAGCTTTTTGCCGACCTTGATCCTGAGGCTATCCATAAAGAATTTTTAAGCCGGTTTCACGGGTTAGAATTAAAAGGAACCTGGGTTTATCCGCAAGCTCGTTAA